From a region of the Paenibacillus sp. FSL R10-2734 genome:
- the hisS gene encoding histidine--tRNA ligase, which yields MAKERFEKPTGTQDVLPGAVEKWQYIEGKARDLCRRFNYREIRTPMFEHTGLFERGVGETTDIVEGEMYTFKDKGDRDLALRPEGTAGVVRAYVQNKLYGEPDVSKLYYIGPMFRYERPQAGRYRQFHQFGIEAFGAVDPAIDAEVVSLGYQFYKDLGLKDVRVEINSVGNAPSRAAYREKLLGFLRPMKDNLCSDCQRRIERNPLRVLDCKVDQDKFTDAPSILDSLDEECTTHFEKVKMHLNIMGVEFTINPRLVRGLDYYTHTAFEYKAAGIGSIDTVGGGGRYNGLVEEIGGPDQPGIGFGIGLERILLILEDQKVELETAKPLDVYFVALGEEADIEISKQLYILRSQGFSAERDYLGRKMKAQMKSADRMSARYTAILGEDELKNGVITLKSMNTGEQRTVKLEELGQALV from the coding sequence GTGGCTAAAGAAAGATTCGAGAAACCTACAGGAACACAGGATGTGCTTCCGGGAGCTGTGGAGAAATGGCAATATATTGAGGGGAAGGCTAGAGATTTATGCCGTCGTTTCAATTACCGAGAAATCCGTACACCGATGTTCGAGCACACGGGGTTATTCGAGCGTGGAGTAGGCGAAACAACGGATATTGTCGAAGGCGAGATGTATACGTTCAAGGATAAAGGCGACCGCGATTTGGCGCTGCGTCCAGAGGGAACAGCGGGTGTTGTTCGCGCTTATGTTCAGAACAAGCTGTATGGTGAGCCTGATGTAAGTAAGCTGTATTATATCGGACCTATGTTCCGTTATGAGCGTCCACAGGCAGGAAGATATCGTCAATTCCATCAGTTTGGGATTGAGGCCTTCGGAGCGGTAGATCCGGCTATTGATGCAGAGGTGGTCTCCTTAGGCTATCAATTCTATAAGGACCTGGGCCTTAAGGATGTAAGAGTAGAGATCAATTCTGTTGGTAACGCACCTAGCCGTGCAGCTTACCGGGAGAAGCTACTGGGATTCCTGAGACCGATGAAGGATAATCTTTGCAGTGACTGTCAGCGTCGTATCGAGCGTAATCCGCTGCGCGTGCTGGATTGCAAGGTAGATCAGGATAAATTTACGGATGCACCTTCCATTCTGGATAGTCTGGATGAAGAGTGCACAACTCATTTTGAGAAGGTGAAGATGCACCTTAACATCATGGGAGTAGAATTCACCATTAACCCTCGCCTTGTAAGAGGATTGGATTATTACACGCATACAGCGTTTGAATATAAAGCAGCAGGTATTGGTTCGATTGATACCGTGGGCGGCGGAGGCCGATACAACGGTTTGGTTGAAGAAATCGGTGGTCCGGATCAACCGGGTATTGGTTTTGGAATCGGACTGGAACGAATTCTTCTCATTTTGGAGGATCAGAAGGTAGAGCTGGAGACGGCGAAACCGCTCGATGTGTATTTCGTAGCCCTCGGCGAAGAAGCTGATATTGAAATCTCTAAGCAGCTTTACATCCTGCGCAGCCAAGGGTTCTCAGCAGAACGTGACTACCTAGGCCGGAAGATGAAGGCACAGATGAAATCGGCAGACCGTATGTCGGCACGTTATACTGCGATTCTTGGCGAAGATGAGCTGAAGAATGGTGTAATTACTCTCAAGTCGATGAATACAGGGGAGCAGCGCACCGTGAAGCTGGAAGAGCTGGGTCAGGCGCTAGTTTAA